Genomic DNA from Enterococcus saccharolyticus subsp. saccharolyticus:
AACCATTTATTAAATGCAGAATTTGTTTTATACTTATCCACATTGTGGTTCTTTGTATTGGTCTTGGATAAGTCATTCAAGTGCTAGTATAAAGAATTTTTTTGTTTCATGGAATAGTACAATTTTTAATGCAACACTAGTGAAAAAAATAATAAGATAATGTGTGCGAATCCTAAGCTCCCATAAATTTCCTAGGAGATTCGCACCACTAAAATATCATTAAATGATAAAATAAATACATTTATATTCTATTTTACCAAAAAATACATATAATTGGGCGATACTCATCAGAAAATGTATCCTCTTCAAACCATTTCCCCCCATAAATCGCCGTTGCAGTCTTCATGCCTGCATGGATTGAAATCGTTTTTGCGCTGACTACTAGTGTATGCACCTCTTTGTTGCAGTCTTCATGCCTGCATGGATTGAAATGATCTTAGAATCATTACTACCTAAATTGTCAGAAGTTGCAGTCTTCATGCCTGCATGGATTGAAATCACAAGCTTGCTTTGACGTTTTATCCGATGTAAAGTTGCAGTCTTCATGCCTGCATGGATTGAAATTTCGAAAGCATCAGCTACATTTAAATCCAGTTTTTGTTGCAGTCTTCATGCCTGCATGGATTGAAATTATAATAGACGTAAGAATGAACACACTACAAAATGTTGCAGTCTTCATGACTGCATGGATTGAAATAAACTATGTGCACCCCACGCTTTGCAGTCCTCCACCAGCATAAACGGTAGTTTGAAAATCAATAATAAGACTTATTTAGGGTCATTCAAAAATTGCAATATAAAAATGTAAATGATTTTAATGAACTATGTGTATCCTATATAAATAGTTCACAGAATTTGAAGGATGAGTTAGAGTATAACAATATAAATTGTTTTATCGCTTTTGTTTATATGCTAAAATAATAATTATATTCTATACAATGAGTTGGATTAAAATAACGAGTTTGAAAAGATTCTACTAGGTGTATGTTACAAATTTTATAAGGTGTGAACAGAAATATAGAATTAAATATTCCTGTTGTCGTTACAGTCTTCATTACTTCATGGGTTGAAATAGCTACAGGCGTTTCGCTTGATTGTTTAGCATCAAGTTGCAGTCTTCATGATTGATATGATGAACTATGTAAATGCGATGTCTTATGTTTGTATTAAATTTTCATTGCTAAAATATGTAATCTGCACATGAAAAATACGATAGGTATTTTTGTCAGACTCAGTGAGTAATCTGAAAACGGCATTAAATTAGTAGTAGCATATTTTAAACTCCTTATGATGTAACAAGGAGTTTATTTGTATAGAGAAAAATAGTTAAAATAGGAGGAACATTATGAAAAAAATTCTCTCCACACTTGCATCACTTATCTTCGGAGGAACAATTGGTTTGTTTTTTGTTTGGTATACGATTATCTATCAGCAATGGGGAATATTTCAGTATTTAGTATTGATGTTTGCGGTTTGCTTCTTTTTTGTCATTCATCTTGTTATTCATGAGGTAGGACATTTAGTTTTTGGAAAGTTATCGGGTTATCAATTTAGTAGCATTCGTTTTTTTTCTATGGCGTTAACTAAAAACAAAGACGGAAGATTTTATTTTCATCGTTTTAACGTTCCAGGAACTTTAGGGCAATGTTTGATGATTCCGCCAAAACAAGAAAAATTTGTGTTTAAATTATATTTATTGGGTGGAGGATTAGGCAATTTATCAATGAGTCTGCTAGCTTTGCTTATTTTGGGTATTCATAATTCGTATGCTTTATTTTTTTGCTTAGTTGGTGTTTTTATGGCAGTAACAAATTTAATTCCTACAAGTTTTAATGATGGTATGAGTTATCGCTTAGCAAATTCTAGCAAAGAGCAAAGGGATTTATTATATCTTCAATTGCAAGTGAATTATCTGACTTCTTTAGGATATGCATATGATGAATTACCTGAAGATTACTTTCAACCTATTGCTAGTAATCCGAAGCATACATATTTTAATGATTGGCAGACATTTTTAATTGCTGGACGTTATTTAATTTATGGTAAATGGGAAGAATATCGTCAGTCTTTGGAATGCATTTGGCAAAATCAGGAGGAACTTATTTTACCTTATCGACTGGAATTGAAGAAAGAATTGCTTTTTGCATTATGCTTAACTAATCCAGATGATGAACGAATCACTGCTTTATGGAATGATAAGCAACTAAAACAAACGTTGAGACAACCATCTATCAGTCATCAACGATTGAAAGCTGTGTATACAAAATATGTTCTGAAAGATGATTATGCTGTGCAGGCGATGATGAAAGAAATTAAGCAAAAAAAATGGACGGCATTAAATCAAGGAGACCTTCAATCAGAATTGAAAGTCATTCATCAGCTTGAACAACATTTTTTGGTAGAAAAAGAGGCGAAAGAATGAAAGCATGTGGCATCATTGTTGAATACAATCCTTTTCATAATGGACATAATTACCATGCAAAAAAGGCTAGAGAACTATCAAAAGCTGATGTTGTTGTTGCCGTAATGAGTGGTAATTTTTTACAACGTGGAGAGCCGGCGATTATTGATAAGTGGATGCGTGCCAATGAAGCCTTACAAAATGGCGTGGATTTGGTAGTGGAATTGCCCATTCAATGGTCGTTGCAGTCAGCTGATTATTTTGCGCGTGGAGGTATTTTACTGTTGCAAGCATTAAAATGTGAAAGTTATTGCTTTGGTACAGATGTAGCTAGTGAATTTGATTATCAAGCATTTGGGAAATTTGTAAAGGAAAATCAGAAAACCATTAATCAAACTTTTCAGCAGTTAAGCAACCCAACAATGTCCTATGCACAAACGATGACGGAAGTTTATCGAGAGCTTTATCCGCAATTATTATTAACAGGAGAGCAACCGAATCATGTTTTAGGATTAACTTATGCTCAAGAAAATGCACAGTATACGAATCCAATGACAAGTATTCCTTTACCCAGAGTTGGAGCAAGCTATCATTCAAAAGAAATTCACAATGAAATTGCAAGTGCTACAGCAATTCGTAAAGCGATAATTGAGGGCCTGTTGGTTGAACAAGTGGTCCCACAACAAACAACGAGTGATTTGCAGGCGTATCAAATCACTTGGAATAATTATTGGGAATTTCTTAAATATCGGATTATAATCAGTTCGGTTGATGAGCTAAGAGAGATTTATCAAATGGTTGAAGGATTGGAATACCGTTTGAAATCGTTAATTTATGAAGCAAACTCTTTTGAGGAATTTGTTCAAGCAGTAAAAACGAAGCGTTATACTCAAACGCGAATCCAACGTTTATTATGTTATGTTTTGCTAAATATTAAAACGAGCGATATTAAAGAAGCATGGGAAAGTAACTATTTACATGTGTTA
This window encodes:
- a CDS encoding nucleotidyltransferase, whose translation is MKACGIIVEYNPFHNGHNYHAKKARELSKADVVVAVMSGNFLQRGEPAIIDKWMRANEALQNGVDLVVELPIQWSLQSADYFARGGILLLQALKCESYCFGTDVASEFDYQAFGKFVKENQKTINQTFQQLSNPTMSYAQTMTEVYRELYPQLLLTGEQPNHVLGLTYAQENAQYTNPMTSIPLPRVGASYHSKEIHNEIASATAIRKAIIEGLLVEQVVPQQTTSDLQAYQITWNNYWEFLKYRIIISSVDELREIYQMVEGLEYRLKSLIYEANSFEEFVQAVKTKRYTQTRIQRLLCYVLLNIKTSDIKEAWESNYLHVLGFTENGQRYLKEKKAVIDYPVLSKIGKKEEQAYKLTVRSDKVYQMGNPLILEQNFGKFPIRSNPL